CAACTACGTTCAGGCTCAAAACTATGATGTGCAGGTAAGCGCTTTTGAGGGTAACCTCGATACCCAGCCAAGATATATAAAAATAAAAGCCTATAACTATGGCAAGTTACCTGAATGGCACCAGGGCGCAGGCAGTGATGCGTTTATATTTATTGATGAGATAACTATAGCCCCCTAACCCCGAAGGGGGAATTTCACTCAGTCCCATAACCACTCTTGCCGCAAGAGTAAGAATTCCCCCTTCGGGGGTTAGGGGGCTGGTTTTAATCCAGCTTCTCCGTTAGCTTGCTGAAAACCGATTTCGCATCCTTGCCTTCGTATAAAATAGCATACACAGCATCGATTATAGGGGTCTTGGCCTTATACTCTTTGTTGAGCTTGTGGGCGCTTTTTACGGCATAATAACCTTCTGCCACCATGCTCATTTCCATCATGGCCGATTTCACGGTATAGCCTTTTCCTATCATATTACCGAACATCCTGTTGCGCGAGAATACCGAATAGCCCGTCACCAGCAAGTCGCCCAGGTAGGCAGAGTTGTTGATGTTGCGCTTCATTCGGTGTACCTTGCGGATAAATTTCTTCATCTCCCGGATGGCATTGCTCATGAGCAGCGCCTGGAAATTATCGCCATACCCAAGGCCGTGTGCAATACCAGCTGCTATGGCATAAATGTTCTTAAGCATCGCGGCATATTCAGTACCCACAATATCATCGGAAGTCTTGGTCTTAATATAATGGCTGTTGAGGTTCTTACCCATTATCTTGGCTTTTTTCTCGTTGCCGCAGGCAATGGTAAGGTAAGAAAGGCGCTCCAGGGCAACTTCTTCTGCGTGGCACGGGCCTGTAATTACGCCAATATTATCGTATGGGATATCGTAATTTTCATGGAAGTGCTGGCCAACGATAAGGCTGGTTTCGGGAACGATACCTTTAATTGCTGAGAAAACTACCTTGCCTTCAAGACTTGTGGTAAGCTTCTCCAATTCCCCGCTCAAAAATGCCGACGGCACGGCAAATATCACATAA
Above is a genomic segment from Flavobacterium album containing:
- a CDS encoding NAD(P)H-dependent glycerol-3-phosphate dehydrogenase is translated as MSDTPKFAVIGGGSWATAIAKMLCSNVPEIAWYMRNNDAIDHLKLQKHNPNYLSSVEFDTNKLRLTSDINEAVAYADYVIFAVPSAFLSGELEKLTTSLEGKVVFSAIKGIVPETSLIVGQHFHENYDIPYDNIGVITGPCHAEEVALERLSYLTIACGNEKKAKIMGKNLNSHYIKTKTSDDIVGTEYAAMLKNIYAIAAGIAHGLGYGDNFQALLMSNAIREMKKFIRKVHRMKRNINNSAYLGDLLVTGYSVFSRNRMFGNMIGKGYTVKSAMMEMSMVAEGYYAVKSAHKLNKEYKAKTPIIDAVYAILYEGKDAKSVFSKLTEKLD